From Quercus lobata isolate SW786 chromosome 1, ValleyOak3.0 Primary Assembly, whole genome shotgun sequence, one genomic window encodes:
- the LOC115979980 gene encoding arogenate dehydratase/prephenate dehydratase 6, chloroplastic-like, producing MQAIAPPSQSFIRATRPRLAPFRVASIQCVYRSDSVNFPNGVGLSRADWQSSCAILTSKVVSKEQPTEKPGSGTGSDGSADHIAAVNGHKTIDLNLVPITDKNKTDLAAADINNNNRPPARPLTITDLSPAPMHGSQIRVAYQGVPGAYSEAAAGKAYPNCEAIPCDQFEVAFQAVELWIADRAVLPIENSLGGSIHRNYDLLLRHRLHIVGEVQLPVHHCLLALPGVRKEYLTRVISHPQALAQCELTLTKLGLNVAREAVDDTAGAAEFVAANNLRDTAAIASARAAGLYGMNILADGIQDDSSNVTRFVMLAREPIIPRTDRPFKTSIVFAHEKGTSVLFKVLSAFAFRNISLTKIESRPHRNRPIRLVDDANVGTAKHFEYMFYVDFEASMADVRAQNALAEVQEFTTFLRVLGSYPMDMTPWCPSGGD from the coding sequence ATGCAGGCTATTGCTCCTCCTTCGCAGTCCTTCATCAGGGCAACTCGCCCGCGACTCGCTCCGTTCCGAGTCGCCTCAATCCAATGCGTTTACCGATCCGACTCGGTCAACTTCCCGAACGGCGTCGGTTTGAGTCGAGCCGACTGGCAAAGCTCCTGCGCTATCTTAACCAGTAAAGTCGTTTCCAAAGAACAACCCACTGAAAAACCCGGATCCGGAACCGGTTCCGACGGCTCAGCTGACCATATCGCCGCCGTTAACGGCCACAAGACCATCGATCTCAACCTTGTTCCCATCACCGACAAGAACAAAACTGACCTCGCAGCCGCggacatcaacaacaacaacaggcCGCCGGCGAGGCCGTTAACTATTACAGACCTGTCGCCGGCTCCGATGCACGGGTCGCAAATCCGGGTTGCTTACCAAGGTGTTCCCGGCGCGTACTCTGAAGCCGCGGCCGGAAAAGCTTACCCGAACTGCGAAGCCATTCCTTGTGACCAGTTCGAAGTGGCTTTCCAAGCCGTGGAGCTTTGGATCGCCGATCGAGCTGTGCTCCCAATCGAAAACTCACTCGGCGGCTCAATACACAGAAACTACGACCTCTTACTCCGCCACCGCCTCCACATAGTCGGCGAGGTACAGTTACCCGTACACCACTGCCTCTTGGCTTTACCGGGGGTCCGAAAAGAGTACTTGACCCGAGTCATCTCACACCCGCAAGCCTTGGCTCAGTGCGAGCTCACCCTCACGAAACTGGGCCTCAACGTCGCCCGCGAGGCCGTCGACGACACGGCGGGAGCGGCAGAGTTCGTCGCCGCCAACAACCTCCGGGACACGGCGGCGATAGCAAGCGCACGCGCCGCGGGTCTCTACGGGATGAACATACTCGCGGACGGAATCCAGGACGACTCGAGCAACGTGACCCGGTTCGTGATGCTGGCCCGAGAGCCCATAATACCTCGCACCGACCGGCCATTCAAGACGAGCATTGTGTTCGCGCACGAGAAAGGGACGTCGGTGCTGTTCAAGGTGCTGTCGGCGTTCGCGTTCAGGAACATCAGCCTGACGAAGATCGAGTCGAGGCCGCACCGCAACCGTCCGATCAGGTTGGTGGACGATGCGAATGTGGGGACCGCTAAGCATTTCGAGTACATGTTTTACGTGGACTTCGAGGCGTCTATGGCTGACGTCAGAGCTCAAAATGCGTTGGCTGAGGTTCAGGAGTTCACGACGTTTTTGCGAGTGTTGGGTAGTTATCCAATGGATATGACGCCTTGGTGTCCTTCCGGTGGAGATTAG